From a single Stomoxys calcitrans chromosome 4, idStoCalc2.1, whole genome shotgun sequence genomic region:
- the LOC131996663 gene encoding LOW QUALITY PROTEIN: cytochrome c oxidase subunit 3-like (The sequence of the model RefSeq protein was modified relative to this genomic sequence to represent the inferred CDS: substituted 11 bases at 11 genomic stop codons): MSTHSNHPFHLVDYSPXPLTASIGAITTVAGLVKXFHQYDNSLFLLGNIITILTVYQXXRDVSRESTFQGLHTLAVTTGLRXGIILFILSEVLFFVSFFXAFFHRSLSPSIELGAIXPPIGITPFNPFQIPLLNTVILLTSGITVTXAHHSLIENNHSQTTQGLFFTVLLGVYFTILQAYEYIEAPFTIADSVYGSTFFIATGFHGLHVLIGTTFLLVCLIRHLNNHFSINHHFGFEAAAXYXHFVDIVXLFLYVSIY; encoded by the coding sequence ATGTCAACTCATTCAAATCACCCATTTCATTTAGTAGATTATAGCCCATGACCTTTAACTGCTTCAATTGGTGCAATAACTACAGTTGCAGGATTAGTAAAATGATTTCATCAATATGATAATTCATTATTTTTATTAGGAAATATTATTACAATTTTAACAGTTTATCAATGATGACGAGATGTATCACGTGAAAGTACATTTCAAGGACTTCATACTTTAGCTGTTACTACAGGATTACGATgaggaataattttatttattttatctgaagttttattttttgtttcttttttttgagctttttttcaTAGAAGTTTATCCCCTTCAATTGAACTTGGAGCAATATGACCTCCTATAGGAATTACCCCTTTTAATCCTTTTCAAATTCCTTTATTAAATACAGTAATTTTATTAACTTCAGGAATTACAGTAACATGAGCTCATCATAGTTTAATAGAAAATAATCATTCACAAACTACTCAAGGATTATTTTTTACAGTATTATTAGGGGTATATTTTACAATACTTCAAGCATACGAATATATTGAAGCTCCTTTTACTATTGCTGATTCTGTTTATGGGTCTACATTTTTTATAGCAACAGGATTTCATGGACTTCATGTATTAATTGGAACAACTTTTTTATTAGTATGTTTAATTCGTCACTTAAATAATCACTTTTCAATAAATCATCACTTTGGATTCGAAGCAGCTGCTTGATATTGACATTTTGTTGATATTGTTTGATTATTCCTTTATGTATCAATTTATTGA
- the LOC131996659 gene encoding LOW QUALITY PROTEIN: NADH-ubiquinone oxidoreductase chain 5-like (The sequence of the model RefSeq protein was modified relative to this genomic sequence to represent the inferred CDS: substituted 4 bases at 4 genomic stop codons), whose translation MLTALSNRIGDVALLLAIAXILNYGSXNYIFYLEVIKSNFDIIIIISLVILAAITKRAQIPFSSXLPAAIAAPTPVSALVHSSTLVTAGVYLLIRFNILLRNTXIGNLLLLLSGLTIFIAGLGANYEFDLKKIIALSTLRQLGLIMRILSIGFYKLAFFHLLTHALFKALLFICAGAIIHNMNNTQDIRLIGSLSIIIPLTSSCFNVANLALCGIPFLAGFYSKDLILEIVSFSYINLFSFFLFFFSTGLTVCYSFRLVFYTITGDSNFSSLNILNDEG comes from the coding sequence ATGTTGACTGCTTTATCAAATCGAATTGGTGATGTAGCTTTATTATTAGCAATTGCATGAATATTAAATTATGGGAgttgaaattatattttttatttagaagtaataaaatctaattttgataTAATAATTATTATAAGTTTAGTAATATTAGCTGCTATAACTAAAAGAGCTCAAATTCCATTTTCTTCTTGATTGCCAGCTGCTATAGCTGCTCCAACTCCTGTTTCAGCTTTGGTTCATTCTTCTACTTTAGTTACAGCAGGAGTATATTTATTGATTcggtttaatattttattaagaAATACTTGAATaggaaatttattattattgttatcaGGTTTAACAATATTTATAGCTGGATTAGGAGCTAATTATGAATttgatttaaagaaaattattgcTTTATCAACTTTAAGACAATTAGGTTTAATAATGAGAATTTTATCTATAGGTTTTtataaattagcattttttcatttattaactCATGCTTTATTTAAAGCTTTATTATTCATATGTGCGGGAGCAATTATTCATAACATGAATAATACTCAAGATATTCGTTTAATAGGAAGTTTATCAATAATAATACCTTTAACATCTTCTTGTTTTAATGTAGCTAATTTAGCTTTATGTGGAATACCTTTTTTAGCTGGATTTTATTCAAAAGATTTAATTTTAGAAATAGTATCTTTTTCTTATAttaatcttttttcttttttcttattttttttttctactggATTAACAGTATGTTATTCTTTTCGATTGGTATTTTATACAATAACTGGAGAttcaaatttttcttctttaaatatattaaatgaTGAAGGTTGA